A genomic segment from Triticum dicoccoides isolate Atlit2015 ecotype Zavitan chromosome 1A, WEW_v2.0, whole genome shotgun sequence encodes:
- the LOC119367919 gene encoding 40S ribosomal protein S4 has translation MARGLKKHLKRLNAPSHWMLDKLGGAFAPKPSSGPHKARECLPLILILRNRLKYALTYREVQSILMQRHIMVDGKVRTDKTYPAGFMDIISIPKTGENYRLLYDTKGRFRLHSVRDEDAKFKLCKVRSVQFGQKGIPYLNTYDGRTIRYPDPLIKANDTIKLDLETNKIVDFIKFDVGNVVMVTGGRNTGRVGVIKNREKHKGTFETIHVEDAQGHQFATRLGNVFTIGKGTKPWVSLPKGKGIKLTIIEEQRKRDAAAQAAAKA, from the exons ATG GCTAGGGGTTTGAAGAAGCATCTGAAGAGGCTCAATGCCCCGTCTCACTGGATGCTTGACAAGCTTGGTGGAGCTTTT GCCCCCAAGCCATCATCTGGTCCTCACAAGGCCAGGGAGTGCCTTCCTCTGATCCTCATCCTGAGGAACAGACTGAAATATGCTCTCACCTACCGTGAAGTGCAGTCTATCCTTATGCAGCGTCATATCATGGTTGATGGAAAGGTCCGCACTGACAAGACCTACCCTGCTGGTTTCATGG ACATCATTTCCATTCCCAAGACTGGTGAGAACTACAGGCTTCTGTATGACACCAAGGGCCGCTTCCGCCTTCACTCTGTCAGGGATGAGGATGCTAAG TTCAAGCTCTGCAAGGTCAGGTCTGTCCAGTTCGGCCAGAAGGGCATCCCCTACCTGAACACCTATGATGGCCGCACCATCCGCTACCCAGACCCTCTCATCAAGGCCAATGACACTATCAAGCTCGACCTGGAGACCAACAAGATTGTTGACTTCATCAAGTTCGACGTTGGTAACGTGGTCATGGTGACTGGCGGGCGCAACACTGGGCGTGTTGGTGTGATCAAGAACAGGGAGAAGCATAAGGGAACCTTCGAGACCATCCACGTTGAGGATGCCCAGGGCCACCAGTTCGCCACCCGTCTGGGCAATGTATTCACCATCGGCAAGGGCACCAAGCCATGGGTGAGCCTCCCCAAGGGCAAGGGTATCAAGCTCACCATCattgaggagcagaggaagcgggatgcCGCTGCCCAGGCTGCTGCCAAGGCCTGA